CACATCTCGATCAATCCGGCTCATGCCGCCGATCATGGCTAAACGCCCAATATGCACAAATTGGTGCACCCCTAAAACGCCGCTAATCCGAGCCTGGGACTCAATGTGAACGTGTCCCGCCAGCGCTACCCCATTGGCAATAATGACGCGATCGCCCAGCACGCAGTTATGTCCCACGTGAACATAGGCCATCAGCAAATTGCCATCGCCCAGCACCGTAGCCTCCCCTGCCCCCGTCGCACGGTTAATGGTGACATACTCCCGAATCAGGTTATCGTCCCCAATTTTGACCATCGTGGGCGAGCCGTCATACTTCAAATCTTGTGGTTCCAGACCGATCACCGCCCCTGGAAAGATCTGATTCCGAGCGCCTATCTCCGTCCAGCCCTCAATCACCGCATGGGCACCAATGCTGGTTCCTGGGCCTACCTTGACCTTACTGCCAATGACCGCATACGCACCGACCTGAACCGTTGGGTGGAGGTCGGCTCCGGCATGAATCACAGCAGTAGGATGAATCAAGGTAGTCAAGGATTTGTCTCCGTATGCGTTTGAGTATAGGACAGCTAGGATACTCCAATACCGAGGATTGCGGGTCGATTACCAGTCCACAATAGAGAACATCAGTTCTCCCTCGGCAACCAGTTGTCCATCTACTTCAGCGCGGCCCTGCATTTTACCGAATCGACGACGCTTCACGGTAATCAGTTCAACGGTCATCACCAGTTGATCCCCCGGCACCACGGGACGGCGAAAACGGACTTTATCAATACCCGCAAACATGAACAGCCCATCAGGACAGTCCGGGATTTGGGTCAGCACAATACCGCCCACCTGCGCCATGGCTTCAATAATGAGCACCCCTGGCATAATGGGACGCCCTGGAAAGTGCCCTTGGAATTGAGGCTCATTGAAGGTGACATTTTTGATGCCCACCGCCATCTTTCCCGGAACAAAGTCAATAATGCGATCGACTAATGCGAATGGATAACGGTGCGGCAAGAGGCGGTGGATTTCCTCGATGCTAAACGTTGTTTTTTCTGGAGCCACAGATGGATCGCTCTCCTGTTCCGCCTCAAGGGTGAGCTGAGGGTTGGAGGTGTGAATGTCGGTCAGTGTAGACATGGGCAAATTTACGAATGAACCTTTGAGAACAAGAACACCCAGAGCCATCCGCTTAAAACCTAAGCATCTGTTACTCTAAGCTGTGCCAGTTGGGTTGCTAATTGAGCATGTAACCGATGACTGGCCTTATAGGCCAACAGGTGAGCAAGAGGAAAATACCCCAACAGACTAATATCCCCTACTAAGTCTAAAAGTTTATGACGGACGGGTTCATTTGGAAATCGCAATGGCGGATTTAGCCACTGAGATTCATCACAAACGAGCGCATTGTCTAGACTACCGCCTTTGATCAACCCTTGTTGCCGCAAGTAGTCCACCTGATGGGCAAGGCCAAAGGTGCGAGCAGGGGCGATCGCCTCTGCAAACGACTCCTGAACAGGCGACCAACTATACCATTGGTTGCCAATAGCCGCACTCTCAAAGTCAATACCGTAGGTAAATCGCAGCGTTTCAGAGGGTAGAGCCGCAACAAAAGCATCGCCATCCCGTATCCAAATTGGCTCTGTCACCGGGACGATCGGACGAGGCACGTCTTGGGATACCGCACCCGCTTGGGCGATCGCCTCCACCCACGGCTGAGCCGAACCATCTAACAGGGGGGCTTCTGCACCGTCAATCTCGATCCGAGCATCGTCTATCCCTAGTCCGGCCAAGGCAGCCAGCAAGTGTTCCACGGTTCGCACTAAGGCATTGCCTGCTCGCAGCTCAGTCGATAGAACTGTTTGACCCACCGCATCGACCCGCGCAGGAATCACAGGCATATCCGGTAAATCAACCCGCACAAAGGAGCGTCCTGCCAGAGGGTGGGTTGGCAGAATCCGCACACGAGTGGTTTCCCCAGAATGAAGCCCCACCCCCGAAAGCTCGATAGGTTGTCCAAGCGTTTGCCGACTCATGCCGATGATGCGCGGAAGCAAAGAATGCCATTGAGTAGATGAGGGCGTAAAATGGTTTGCCCCTGGTGCAGATGTATTCACAGCCTAGAACCGCTCCCCGATACCAAAGTGGAATCGAGTATCGCCTTGATCGTTAATGCCATAGTCGAGGCGCAGGGGGCCTAAGGGCGTATCCAACCGCACACCCACACCAAAGCCAGCACCCGTTCCGGGCTTTTCCCGTATCCCTGCCGGATTGCCCGGCACCTCATCTGCTGTTCCTAAGTCTGTTCCAAAGTCCGCAAATAGCACACCACGCACGATGGAGAAGACAGGGAAGCGATATTCCACCGTTGCCTGGAAATAACTCTGGCCAGTGCCAAGTTCACCAAAGTCATAGCCCCGAACAGAATCTGTTCCTCCTAATGCGAACGCTTCGTAGGGAGGCACATCACCTAAAATAGTGCCGCCCTGAACGTTAAAGGCAAAGGTTTCTGGGCCATCGGAAAATCCGATGAAATTGACGGGAACGTAGAAGCTATAGCTACTCCGCAATCGGTTCATAAGAATGCTGCCCGAACCAATGGGAGCCGTTTGATCCATGTTGAACCGGAAGACAGAGCCGGAGGTCGGCTGAAGTGCGTCATTCCGAGAGTCGTTCACGAGTCCTACTTGGAACATGAACAAATCGTCTTCGCCTGTATCGCTGAAGCTGAGGTTGTTACCCAGTGCATCTTCAGGCGCAATGTTGTTATCTGCATCTCGAATGGTCACGTGCTGGTACGAAAAACCGGCGAAGGCAGTCCAGTCTTCCCATCCCAACCATTCATCGAGAGGACGCGTAAACCGGACACCCCCCCCTAATCGATTGACCCGGGGGCGATCGCCACAGTCATCGCATCTGGGCTTATCGTCATCCGGAAGCGTAACCTCACGCTCCCCTCCATCGAAAATCGATGAAATGGTTCGTCGGTTAAACGCATTGACGGTGTAAGACGTCTGGTAGGGATCACCCCCAATCCACGGATCTGTGAATCCAATATCAAACGAAAAGTCTCGCAGACCAAGCTGCACCTCAGCGCTTAGGCTTTGATTATTCCCACCGAAGTTACGCTCCTGATAGCTG
The window above is part of the Synechococcales cyanobacterium T60_A2020_003 genome. Proteins encoded here:
- the lpxA gene encoding acyl-ACP--UDP-N-acetylglucosamine O-acyltransferase yields the protein MTTLIHPTAVIHAGADLHPTVQVGAYAVIGSKVKVGPGTSIGAHAVIEGWTEIGARNQIFPGAVIGLEPQDLKYDGSPTMVKIGDDNLIREYVTINRATGAGEATVLGDGNLLMAYVHVGHNCVLGDRVIIANGVALAGHVHIESQARISGVLGVHQFVHIGRLAMIGGMSRIDRDVPPYMLVEGNPSRVRSLNQVGLKRAGIADVDNGQVVQSLKQAFRLLYRSGLSFQEVLNEMNRLYPNPHLQHLHDFLVLSKSHGRRGLIPGKAKRLSHED
- the fabZ gene encoding 3-hydroxyacyl-ACP dehydratase FabZ, coding for MSTLTDIHTSNPQLTLEAEQESDPSVAPEKTTFSIEEIHRLLPHRYPFALVDRIIDFVPGKMAVGIKNVTFNEPQFQGHFPGRPIMPGVLIIEAMAQVGGIVLTQIPDCPDGLFMFAGIDKVRFRRPVVPGDQLVMTVELITVKRRRFGKMQGRAEVDGQLVAEGELMFSIVDW
- a CDS encoding UDP-3-O-acyl-N-acetylglucosamine deacetylase, yielding MSRQTLGQPIELSGVGLHSGETTRVRILPTHPLAGRSFVRVDLPDMPVIPARVDAVGQTVLSTELRAGNALVRTVEHLLAALAGLGIDDARIEIDGAEAPLLDGSAQPWVEAIAQAGAVSQDVPRPIVPVTEPIWIRDGDAFVAALPSETLRFTYGIDFESAAIGNQWYSWSPVQESFAEAIAPARTFGLAHQVDYLRQQGLIKGGSLDNALVCDESQWLNPPLRFPNEPVRHKLLDLVGDISLLGYFPLAHLLAYKASHRLHAQLATQLAQLRVTDA
- a CDS encoding BamA/TamA family outer membrane protein: TQPGRTATRSQLQADINAIFATGFFSNVRVTPEDTPLGVRVTYTVDPNPILQSVVVEGNQVLPDSEVEAAFSDQYGEILNLNRFRIGVEQINQWYQDNGYVLAQVIDAPQVADDGVVTIEVVEGVVEDIRVQFVTSEGETVDEEGNPIDGRTRDFIITREFETQPGDVFNQAQIEQDLQRLFNLGIFEDVRLGLEPGDDPAKVDMVVNVTERDTGSIAAGLGLGPEGVFGTVSYQERNFGGNNQSLSAEVQLGLRDFSFDIGFTDPWIGGDPYQTSYTVNAFNRRTISSIFDGGEREVTLPDDDKPRCDDCGDRPRVNRLGGGVRFTRPLDEWLGWEDWTAFAGFSYQHVTIRDADNNIAPEDALGNNLSFSDTGEDDLFMFQVGLVNDSRNDALQPTSGSVFRFNMDQTAPIGSGSILMNRLRSSYSFYVPVNFIGFSDGPETFAFNVQGGTILGDVPPYEAFALGGTDSVRGYDFGELGTGQSYFQATVEYRFPVFSIVRGVLFADFGTDLGTADEVPGNPAGIREKPGTGAGFGVGVRLDTPLGPLRLDYGINDQGDTRFHFGIGERF